One Candidatus Nitrososphaera evergladensis SR1 genomic window, TCCCGCGCCCTCTAGGCCCACCACGGCGCCCGTGCCAACTGTCGTCACTCCGAACGCGGTGGCTCCGCTAAGGCCAGCGCCGGCTGCTCCTGCGGCAACCACTGGCGCGGCGGCTATTGCGCCGAGGCTCAGGGCAATGGTAAAGGCAACGTCGCGAGTAATCTCTAGTCCTGTTACGATTCTTTCAGCAGATGACTCTGCCCTCTCTATGCCTTGATTAAGCAGCCTGCGCGCACGGTCTGCCTCTTCGATGGCGTACAAGGCGCGCTCTGCCCTGCTTGTGAGCGACACACTGTCGCCCATGCTTCTGTACCCTGTTGCGGCGATATTCGAGTTTTGGATTGGATCCAAAACCCGGTTCCACAGCTCCGCCGGCTCTTCTCCGCTGACCACGCTGACTGCAAAGCCGACATAGGGATGTTCCTCATAGTTTAGCTGAAGGTGTGCCTGGCCTCGGGAGTAGGTGTATTCGTTCATGTCCCGCGCACGGGTTACCGCTCTGTCCAGAGCCTCGACTACACTTGCACGAAGTCTAGTGACCTCTGATTCGTCGAGCACTATCATCTCGCTTCCCTGCATCAGCACAAAACCAGGGCCGTCGGGTCTCCTAGCTATGCCATCGATGCGTCTAACGGACTCCAAAGTCCTGGCGCGTGCGTCTTGCATGTCTGCTGGCGGTGCCAGCGCGCGCTGGATCGTCTCTGCGCGTCGCGCCATTGCGCGTTGAATACGGTCCTGATGCAGCTGCGGGGCTAGGTTGCCAAGCTCTATCTGCAGGATCTGCCTGTCAGACCTGCTCACATCAGAGCGCTGAAGCCACGCCATTATGAGGTCAACTTCGCGCCGCATCTCGTCAGAGTTTTCGTAGGCAAAGCTGCTTCTCTCGGCAAGCACTCTGGGCATCTGCATCGCCTCGTTGGCCGGAGCAGCGGTGCCGGACTTGGCTGCACGTGTCCTGCCGCGCGGCCTGCGCGGCGACCGTCCTCTGGCTGCCGCGTCGCGCCGCGCGACTTCGCCCCTCAGCTGCACCAATACTTCCTCTAGATGGGTCGACTCAAAGGAGGAGGTGGTCTGCCTATCCAGCCACTGCGAGATCTGGTCAATGTCTTCTATTAGCTCGGTGTAGGATCTGGTGCTCACATCTGGCGTACTATTCTGCCAATCCTCCAGCGAAAAGGCCATTCCTGTTCCCGCGGCCACTTTTACAGTAGCGGATTCGGCTTGATCCAATGCTGATATTTCTCGCGCCTCGTCCTCCGCCTGGGGCGTGCTTGCTTGCAAGCCGGTTCCCTTGCCCATATCCTGCTGGACCACATGGGCAAGTTCGTGGGTAAACAACTGGAGTCCCTCGGTTGACTGGTTATTACGTCCCTTATTGAATACGACGTGGTTTCCAAAAGTGTACGCCTTTGCGCCAAATATCGAGGCCGAGTACGAGGCCGCCTCGTCATCGTGCAGCCTGACATTGCGAAAATCGTGGCCAAGGCGGGAGCCAAAGAATTCCAAGGCATGGGGGTCAAGGCTGCGCCCCGGAGAGCGAAGGACTCCCTGCACTATGGGTGGGGCATTTTTAGCTGTGTCAGAATCCAGAATGGAATCTGAAGTCCTTGCAATTGCCTTCTGAGATGAATCTTCCTGAACATTCTCTGGTGACTTGCCGGGTCCATGCAGGTCTGGTTCAAAGATGCCTGTCTTGGCAAAATCAAACCCGTTGACGCTGAATCTCTGAACCATTTTTTTGTGCGTTGATAGAAAAGATTCGCCAGTATCAGCCGAGTTCTTGTGACCTAGCTCATGAGACTTTGATAATACTCCTGAGATACTTGAAATCTCGCTGGCTTTGCTGCTCTTTTCACCCGCACTTTGAAATGCAGAGGACATCCGGCAAGACTGAATTACTTCTCGTGTAGAAAAGGCTTGTCCAACCTATCACTACCGGCAATAATCACCTTCGCATAAATTTTGATCATGCAAGATGAATTCTATACCTGGCGGCGTTTAGATCTAAATCATAATTTCAAATCTATACGGATTCTATATTCTCTAGATCCTATTATTATCTGTGACAGAATATAGAAATAATTCAACTCATGCGATTTGGTTAAATAGTATCACCTATAACGGCAAGAAATTATTATATAGAAGATCAAAAGTGCATTTATAAAAAAATTTCCAATGAATGGCGGAATGGATAATAATTACCAGAAAGTGAATGTGTGCCATGTCCAATTCTTTGGGCCTTCTCTCATCAAGCCGTGGTTTGATTCAGGACATTAACATCTCCCAAGTTAGATATTCCGCGACTCCTATCAGGGTTCAAAAAGAATCAATCGCGGAACTGGCCGATTCGATCCGGGAAAATGGCCTTCTCCAACCTATACTGGTGAGGCCAAAGGATGGCTATTTTGAAATTGTTGCGGGCAACCGAAGGTGCAAGGCCTGCGAGATTCTGAAATGGAGAAAGATAACCTGCCATGTTGTAGAGCTTGACGATAAGGCAGCGTTCGAATGTTCTATAATTGAAAACATACAGAGGGAGACATTATCCGTAATCGAAGAAGCAGAGGCCTTCAAAAGGTACGTGACAGATTTTGGATGGGGAGGAGTCTCTGAGCTTGCCAAAGGAATAGGCAAGAGCCCAAGTTACATCACCAAAAAGATCAAGCTGCTTGACATGCCTTCTGACGTAATCAGCTCCATTATCGACTCGTCCCTTAACTCGAGCGTGGCCGAGGAGCTATGCTCCGTAAAGGACCCTACCAAACAATCCGAGCTAGCGGCTCTGATAAACAAGCGCCATCTTTCTCTGCGCAAGACCCGAGAGCTTGTGAACCAATACAAGGACGAGGAGGGGGGTATAGAGTCAAGAGACGTAGAAAGAAGAAGAAGGGCATTTGACAAGATGATAGTCATACTAAGAGTCGCGCTCAACAACACCGGACAGGTCATAAGCGACAATGATGACGACTGGGTGGTGCGGGAGATGCTCATGCACCACAAGAATGTTCTCCACGAGCAAATCGACATCCTGATAAGGGAAAAAGTCAAACTGGGCCACCACGCGCTTGGAAATTGACTTTTTCGGCGCCGAAAAAATTTGGCCGAGTCGTTGGCAGAATGCCTAAAAACATCCGGGCTGTATGCACAGCGAACCACAGCATGAGGCCTTTCTTTTTTGAAAACGGGAGCAAGGTGTAATGCCTGGATACCTTTTTCACGTCGGCGGAAATGCAATGTGCGCTCACTCGGCTCAAGTCAATCATAGTTCTACCAATACCCGCGTTAAAGTAAGCAGTCAGCAGGTAGCAATTCAGCAAGTACCAATCAAGCCAGGCGAGTATACCGTAACTGGCTGCGGATTTCAAGTTCCGACACCTGCAGGATCAAAGCCCCAGCCGTGCGTTTCAGTCACGTGGACAAATCTGGCAAGCCGAGTCAAAGTGATGGGCCAGCCGGTGGTACTGCAGGACAGTACGGGCCAATGCTGGAGCGGAGAACAAATTCTTCAGGGCGCGCCGACCATAACGACGACGCAGACGAGGGTC contains:
- a CDS encoding DUF4157 domain-containing protein translates to MVQRFSVNGFDFAKTGIFEPDLHGPGKSPENVQEDSSQKAIARTSDSILDSDTAKNAPPIVQGVLRSPGRSLDPHALEFFGSRLGHDFRNVRLHDDEAASYSASIFGAKAYTFGNHVVFNKGRNNQSTEGLQLFTHELAHVVQQDMGKGTGLQASTPQAEDEAREISALDQAESATVKVAAGTGMAFSLEDWQNSTPDVSTRSYTELIEDIDQISQWLDRQTTSSFESTHLEEVLVQLRGEVARRDAAARGRSPRRPRGRTRAAKSGTAAPANEAMQMPRVLAERSSFAYENSDEMRREVDLIMAWLQRSDVSRSDRQILQIELGNLAPQLHQDRIQRAMARRAETIQRALAPPADMQDARARTLESVRRIDGIARRPDGPGFVLMQGSEMIVLDESEVTRLRASVVEALDRAVTRARDMNEYTYSRGQAHLQLNYEEHPYVGFAVSVVSGEEPAELWNRVLDPIQNSNIAATGYRSMGDSVSLTSRAERALYAIEEADRARRLLNQGIERAESSAERIVTGLEITRDVAFTIALSLGAIAAAPVVAAGAAGAGLSGATAFGVTTVGTGAVVGLEGAGLGMVGGMAQEAAAGGSLSDVLASGGREARRWAKRGAVIGVSAGPTQAFRAVLGAGTPGLSTASNLVRSTAAEMGGNAIVGMGETALEGGSAKDILKSGGIGAASGLISGPLGAVTSRISSPTARTLAGMAVGGGTGYLGASIFSDDPNQAWQSAIIGATVSGVSSSHAGSAEMTPGQQRAYEIGRGVRRQARVMVGRARNVLAAAMIGTADAFPPARITGSLPSIIGRDDIALSLRNPALSEPVEAIPAARTGNSSAPDIETTPSSTQEAAPGQPASDVGPASPSQPARTTPGRVSGPEVFEELSRELGLTPPGASQRGAGSAAADALAGGLIGAQGAPGTVDIAFQSHGSATEVRNAYGVTGQQQQSAHVGPTSFLRDVPTYSRRRALTTLLDPATHRAFDDHWKNWAIRQRRAGRVNCTVGEMRQVMFDAIEQIPNMPQRTRNVLRWRMELELNELGLGLGDSIDLPYANISPTSTQ
- a CDS encoding ParB/RepB/Spo0J family partition protein translates to MSNSLGLLSSSRGLIQDINISQVRYSATPIRVQKESIAELADSIRENGLLQPILVRPKDGYFEIVAGNRRCKACEILKWRKITCHVVELDDKAAFECSIIENIQRETLSVIEEAEAFKRYVTDFGWGGVSELAKGIGKSPSYITKKIKLLDMPSDVISSIIDSSLNSSVAEELCSVKDPTKQSELAALINKRHLSLRKTRELVNQYKDEEGGIESRDVERRRRAFDKMIVILRVALNNTGQVISDNDDDWVVREMLMHHKNVLHEQIDILIREKVKLGHHALGN